In Silene latifolia isolate original U9 population chromosome 6, ASM4854445v1, whole genome shotgun sequence, the genomic window atgagggttgaggagtatttatagactttcaccttttgtcacgtagtggccaagtggccaagtggctagcaggtggaaagactgatctaccctcggccgagggacctatggcaggccggcgggccctgttgactcgccgccgaggggtcttggatatgagtacgcggatatgtaccccggctggctagttgtcctagccgaggcacaagagacaggccgacaggctgcctaagtcgttgacttgttgtggatatctttgaccttgctcaatatgttgactcggtcagcgggtgcagaatatgccctatCAATTacaattaacaacaataacattataACAACAATAAGTACAAGAAACTATAATTGTTTTCAAGCTAAGTGTCAATCAGAAATCAACTTCCAACTAAACATTTACTTGAAAATGGCATTTACTTAAAGCATGTGATTAAATAAGAAGATAACTCATGTTACATTATTATTCATTAATTGACTGCATGTAGATTGTAGAAATCCCTACGAGTAAATAAAAGAGTTTTGTTTTAATTATGATTTAATAAATATAAGACACAAACTATATACATAAAAAGTAAATGCTTTGCAAGTTTGCATGCATTATGACAAAATTGAAGTTTTTCATGAACTAGATATATAAGAAACTAGTTTTAAATCTGTGCAAAAAATACACGGGTCGTAATAACAGATGTTATTATTGATACATGATCATATAAATGAGTGTTATTAAATGTGCAATGCCGTAACATTATAAATAAGTCCATAATTCAAGATTTGACGTAATATAATTTCATAATTTCAGTAGCGGTCTTTATTCTGATGACATAATACGGTTTTTCATCATTAATAACGTAACTAACCAACATataacgtacgtataattaaaGAAAAAACAGTTTTCATCTACGAcaatggttttcatcattaatgtAATTAAAATAATCGATTCAATCTATCAGTCGTTGCTTCGAACCACTATCACGAAGATATCACCCTGGTTGGGGCTCGGGGACATTGCAAGTAAGTTGTATATGTGAGTagtattttttttcaaaatgtgCTTTTCTAAAGCATGAGAGTCTAATATCTCCCTGGCTCACTACCACCGTCACCTCCATCATCTCTCCAACTCCCCtcaaatattaaataaaaatgaaaatccgtccaCTCTCAATTTCATCTTATATCCTCATTCTCACTTGGAGGTCTCTTTCTATTCCCTTCAAGTTCCGATTGAAAAATCTCTCACATCAAATCTGCCCTCAAAATTTACTTCACACCTCATATAACGACATTTGCAGTCAATTATcgaaattatatatatatatgatacaaAAAGATCGATCTTTATGTATTTCCGACTATTGATTTCTTTAAAGTTGATTTATTTTTCTTCCATGCAgtattgttaatttttttttttacagtaattcactatttttccttttttttatttttctttcactATTCTTCAATTATTATGAATAATTATGATGTCTTTCAgacctttttaaaaaaaattatttaaatatTGTTGTCTTTAATTGTTCTGTTTTTTAAGTATTTTTCCATATGTTCATCTCATTCAAATTTAAAGGATTTGACTTTTAACATTAAAGCTAATTAAAGTGAATAATTGGAAGAACTTCTTGTAAGTATGATACGAAACTTATATTTCCTCCTTTTATAtttctttgcatttattttaaagtttatatTTTTTTCGATTTGGAACGGGAACTTTTTCAAATCTACTTTTATTTTACTGGTTATGttatattttgttctttttatatttgctttcatttattttaaagtttatatattttcgatttaaaaaaaaaactctcttacGGAGTAATCTATTTTCTACGAATTTTTTTTATCTACCTCTACTATATTGTTTATGTAcgaaaatttaaaaaaatgaCATATCAATATATTTTGTTATTAAAATGTTAAGAAATAATATACTCTGTATTTGTGATGTTGGAATATAATAGTTATACtgggtttttttatttacacAATGAATTTAACTACTCATTCCGGATGATTAATCAATATGCATTGTTCACATTTTATTTGTTCAAGTTAGAAGTAGGAGGATGattatttgaaaattttattaatttttcgtaattgtaatttattaatgtgtAATTGTATAATGTATGATTTTGTGTAAATATAATCTTAAGTAAATAAATTAAAATGGTAAAGAAGAGTGTAATTAATTATGTAGAGATCATGGCGGTCCCCACGTcagaaaaaacaaaaagaaaaaaaaaattgtaacagCCAATAGAAATTCTTTAAAGAATCCAtgttttatactatgtagataacaacaccaaaaaaaaaaagaaatcaagaGCAAAGACATGTACGTGTAAAAGTAACAACGTAAAACGTTCATGTTATTGCAAGTTGCAACTCTTGCAAGTACATACGTTAATTCAACcatttagacttttaaaagctttATTTTTCCTCCAATTGAGAAAATAGTTACATTTATCAATTTCTACTACCCGAAAATTTCGGAACATAAGGCCTTAACAAAGATATTAAACTACAAGTAGGACGAAGTTTATTTGCTACTCAAAATTTAACTCCAAGTTGTTTATTGACTCTCCCTAGAACATGATAATTGTATTCCAAAATGGTTTACAACAATCATATGAACCCGAAAGATATATGGAGTATAGTATATCACTTATTGGAATAACGTGATTATAATTTAAGGAATATCATTTAAGTTTCGATTAAAACAGGTATCCATCGtaagaaaaaaaaagtgataaCACTCTGGGACACGGTTTTTGCTAATGGCAATCTTTGTCTTCTTTATCCTATTTGACCCGGTTTAAGTTTAAAACAGATTGCAGGTCTTACCAAAAATTGTGAATTTTTCATGAAGATGAATGTGCTTTATGCAATGTTGCATTATATGATAATCTATCAAGTGATTGTTGGTTTCGTATACATCTGATCCTCTACCTTCCAATTAATAGCGGAAGCTTTTGGTTCACTAGGGCCTCTCAGTTGCTTGATTAAGGGTGCTAACGGATGAAAAGCTGCAAGGCATGACGAAGGCCATGTACGTAGTTAACTAAAGGCGCTAAGTCATGACCATGAAGCAGCAGTAAATACTAGACATGGAACACACTACTGGAACCTTTCTCCCTGACGATTGCAAGCAATCATAAGAATTCTACCAACATTATATTCACTGGCTAATTCATCACCATACGTAACATGCTACGAATGGAATTTAATCATTTGATCTTACAAGGCTAAACTATTTATAGGAAGCCAACAATGATATGCAGGCTACTATTTTGTAGACGACTCCTCACTATTAGTCCATCCATGTGAGACTTTTGCCCACACACACACATGGGAAATAAAGCTCAACATATTTGTTTGTGAAGTATCCAAAACACAGCATATTTATCAAGGTGAATCAATATTCATATTAAAGATCCGTTCAAGTAAAGGACCTAAATGAATAACAGGTTCCGAAACCAAACGTAGAACGCTCATGAGCTCATAGGGTTATTAATGGCTCAACCATGCACTAGCAATTACTTCTCATCAGCGCAACCAAGCTATACTTGCGCCTTCGTTGGATCAACTCGAGCAAATCTCGAATGCTCCCAAGATCATCACTACCCATgcgattacaaaattaaagacaaTCATACATAAAACCATAAAACATGAATATTACGGAATGAAAAAGAGAATCAAATAAACGATCCAAACTACGCACACTTAATAGAGTCGGCCAAAATACGGAGTTTCATTCTAAACACAACATAAAAGCAGCAACAATGTGCCCAGATTCCATACAGTAGCAACCATTATACGAGACTTAGTACGTAGTATATATACCCACACACAAACCAAAAACATACTAGTAGTGTTTTAAGCAGTTAATCATCATCAACATCCTAAAACATGTTCATCTTCTTGTTAAGATTTTGTGAGACGAGCATCATCTCCTTAAGCACGTTCGCCACGAATGCGACGAGCAAGCTGGATGTCCTTGGGCATGATGGTCACCCTCTTGGCATGAATGGCACACAGGTTGGTGTCTTCAAACAGCCCCACCAAGTACGCCTCTGCTGCCTCCTGTAGTGCCAGCACTGCATGGCTCTGGAACCTCAAATCTGTCTGTTCATTCATCAAAATACCTTGTTAGACATTATTTATACACAGTTTGCAGCTTATGTTATTAACAAATCTGATAACTACAGAGTTTACTGACCTTGAAATCTTGAGCAATTTCACGAACAAGGCGCTGGAAGGGGAGCTTGCGGATTAGCAGTTCAGTGCTCTTCTGGTACTTGCGGATTTCACTGTTCAATGTTATCATAACATGTTAATAGAATGTCGAGATAAATTACGACTGATCATCAATTTAAGTAATTAATTGAAACGAATGATTACCGAAGAGCAACAGTTCCAGGACGGTAACGGTGAGGCTTCTTGACTCCTCCAGTTGTTGGAGCCGACTTACGAGCAGCCTTCATTTAACATAAACACAGACattcatcatcatcatatctcaATGCACAACTACTACGTATGATTTGTAGTTCTAACACCTCATCTTAAAGTAGATTTCATTGTACATAACGCAAACAATTCATACAATGAAACCGCACAATTACATGAATTTCACATATCGATAATATAGAAACAACGAATTATAGATGTAAAACAAAGACTCAACTAGCACTCATTCAGATACTGCACATAAATATCGTGAATCATGTTAAAGATACAAATCAACCAAGTCCACTATCAAGATTGGAAGCTCTCAATCATACGTAAAATATTAGCTTATTGTTAGCATTGCCACATGTTAGCCAACTAATGATCCACCTTCAAATGTTAGCCAACTAATGATCCACCTTCAATTGTTAGACAACTAATGATCCACCTTCAATTGTTAGACAACTAATTATACACCGTCCATTGTAGTTATGCTTTTCTTGTACTATAAATACCTATGTAATTCCTCTTGTAAATCACAACTGAATCAatacaaattattattattattcacatATACTTTATAAATCATTCTATTGATCGAAAacaaaaacacaatcatgattcCGTATACAATCAAAACAATAACCACACCTCATCATATAGCAATGCAAAGTTTAATTATTAGGTATCTGAAATATAGAAATTACTCATAGGAACTAGGAATTGTAGTTGTGATACCTCATGTATTCGTAGAATTATCGAACAGAACACAGATTTCATCAAGTATAAACGCACAATTTCTGAATCATAAAAAGTACGGATCATAAATGATACGGAGTACTAACAAAAACTCCGCAGCTACTGGCAATTGGAATCATTCTATCAAGCGAAAAGAACAAGAACAACAAGAATCGTGATTCCGCATACAATCAAAACGCATAACACAATGCATGAACTAGTTCAAGAAAAGCATAATACCGAGAGAAATTTAGAAACTCAAACGAAAGAACAGCGCAAACAAGAGTCATGATTCCGCTTACAATCAAAAAGCTAACAATCAAAACGCTAACAAGAGTACATGTGATTATTGAAATAGACATTTTGATCAAATAGATACGGAATAACATACTATGCCTAATTCCGAGCCAAACTTAGAAAGTTAAACGAAAGAACACAGAGAAAAATCATAATTCCGCGTGCAATCAAAACGCTAACTACAATAATCCATTAATTAGTTGAAGAAAAGCATGATTATGTACATGCGATCGAAACACACAATTCGCTCCAATAAATAACATATAAACCCTAATTCCAACACAAATTTAGAAATTAAACGAAATAACAAGATCAATTAACAGCGAAACCCTAATTTGACGAAAGAATTATACCTTAGCGGCATAGGAGAGCTGCTTCCTTGGAGCCTTACCACCAGTAGATTTGCGAGCAGTTTGCTTCGTACGTGCCATTTCTATTCAATTTCGTAAACGGAATCAACAATTTTCTGCACAAAAAATTACAAAAGTTCATGCAAATTAAAACATTGAACGATCAACGATTACGATAACAATAACGATAGTAATTGACATAAGAGATATGAagaattcatgaaagaaattgTAAGAGGAATTACGAGGAGAggaaaattagggtttacgatGCGAAACGATTGAGCAAATGAATGAGAAGATTAAGGGACGAAGATATTATTGCAGCAGTTTATATATGGAGTGTATATATATAGAGATATCCGTGTTGGGCAAGGTATGTGTTTTTTAAGGGGTGACGTGGTATTGACGGCTATTTGTATGACACGTTAGCAATCCGTGTGTGATTAATCGTGTGGTTTTGATTGGTTGTTTTTATTAGGGACGGATTAGAGGATTATTGTGTGTGTTATTTTTTTGGTCTTTTTCTTTTGGTTTTTCTCGTAATCAAATTTGCTCGCAAATCAATTGGTGTGGGCGACTTGTTATTCGGTCCGACTCGGCCCAGGTCGACCCATCTACAAGCTGTTTGGGCTAGAGCCATCCCAGGTTAGTCTAGCGTTGGCTCACCTATCTCAACGGTCGGTCATTGGTCATGCCAAGGCTTGGCTCGCCGCGCATACTTCCTTGGTTTATataaaattataattataatttcatTACTAGAGTGAAAATATTTTCAGATCACAGATCACTAAAGTAGAACATAGCTCAAAGCTCAGGTCATCAAAGTAAAATTATCAAAATACAGATCACCACATCGGATTAGCTTAAAGCTCGAGAGTCAAGAGCACCATAATTGAAAATTTATCTTTATTTTCATCATTCTATGACATTGTCAAAATTGGTTGATGTGGGAGATAAAAGTTTAGTTGTTATTTATAAAGTTGGTTACATATTGTTCAGTGACCCTTGCAAATGCAGAAAAACAAATTTGTTTGAGGACTATTCATTAACTTGCCTTGTACAGTATAACCCTGCTTCCATTGGATTACTTATATATGTCGATTAAGCGATATATGAAAGAACAATTACGTAAAAAGAATCTCTGCATACaacaatttatttatttttaactaAGACTGGTAACAATTTACTTGCTGTTATAATTAAGTTAAATATTTAAGACTAAATTCACATGTTTGGTTTTATTCTTCTTGTATTAATCTTACTTTTAAGACCGCTTTGGACTTTATTTGGGTTGTGGACACATTCTAAAAGTAAGGAATAAGGAATAAGGACTAAGGAGTAATAATGCTATTGACAATTTTATTAGAACCGTTTTATAGTATAAGATTGCCTCACAAAGGCAATAGCACACAACTAACatttaatttatttatattttaattttgttttagtAACCCGATATCTTATGATGAATGTTGACGTATTTAAATGTGCaagttttcaaaataaaatattcgttaatgaaaataaaatactATTGTGTAATGCTATCGTATAATTGGGTTAGTCCTATGTATAAAATGGTTCTATTGGATAACAATTTGTGTAATGCTATTTATTGGGCTTTGTACCTGTGAGCTTTGCCCACTTGCGTTGCGTTATCCTGGCCCAAAGTCATGTTCAGAGGAAATGTATTATGACCATAGGCCATAGCCCATGAGTGGGGATGCTCTGTCCCATTTGGTGTTTCAATTGTGTGGGTCACTTCAATCACCTTCTAACACTTTcacaaattaatataattattaaaatattttattttgcaataAGTGATGTGTCAAAAGGTGGGTGAATTGACATGAGGGCATTAACAATAGACAAACCCCAAATGAGGTTTGTCTAATGCCACATCACTCAACACACAAACCTCTTTAACAACAAACCtcaatacaacaatagacaaacctATTAAATATAGACAAACCTCATAAAAGTATACTATATGGGGTCCACTATCACTCACAACCAAAAACACAAACCTGTATACAAATATGTAACTATTCTCATCTATGAACCTCAAACCTCATTCCCAACAAtagagaggtttgtcaacaaacctctaaaaagtacacaaacctttgttgacaaacctctattgttgatgccctgagacacaaaagtgggacagGGGATTCTTACTGATAATACTGATAGCTCAAAAGTGGAATTAACATCTTACTTACTCTCTCCGTCTTAttcatttatttaataattttttttaaagtccgaaagaaatattttaatcaagataaacaaatgattagaacGCAGGGAGTACAAATTCGCTTGAATTGAAACTCAATTTCTATAACTAGATTTTTGTATTGCATGCATTTTAAGTTGAAATGTTTGTTTGCGAATTGTAAAAAAAAATTGTCAAATTACATTTAAATGGTATAAGGCCATAACTTTCCGCTAAAAGGAGctaaattgaattgaattaaactAACTTAAATGGAGGTGAGTTGTACTGAATTGAATAGAgttgagctgagctgaactgaatgaagTTAAAGTAAGATTTAATTTGTGATGAGATGAGATGAATTGAATAGAATGAATTTGAACTTAAATGATACAATCTGAATAAAGCCGAACAGGACTAGAatgagttgaaaaaaaaaaaaatgagcgtCAAAAAGAATAGAGCCTTACATACACTATAGACAATCTCTATTTGCACTACGTTAGAAAACAAGTCACTCGTTTTATTTAGTCCAAATAAAGTTTTAGCCTGATGTGTTCTCCTAATCACATAGTCACATATGGAGTAATATATACGACGGTCTTACATATGTGTTTGAGTTGGTTATCAATCAAAGTTCAGATTATAGACGTCACATATCCGTTTATAATTAAAGACGgatcaaatacaataccacattcttAATAGGACAAGCAATAAGTGGGGTGGTGGGagcaaaaaatgtcaccactttcaagctatttgatccgtctttagctatagacgtgatattcgtctatagcaagactagccgGTGTTTTTAGGTGAATACTTGACGCTTGTTCATATTTTTTGGCAAATTTGTATATACTGATTAAGTGTGAAAATCTCGTTTTTTCTAAAAGGGAAATGACACGATTTTAACAGTGTATTTATTTATCTTGTTTGCACACGTGAAAAAAACGAATGAAAGTTCGGAAGTTTTCAACTATCTCGTGTGTCTTGGTGTTTAACTATGGTATATATTTCAATTTTTATAGAGGGCTGtaaaacgtcgtcgacgttttataACAAATCGTCGACGCATTTCATAAAAAAGACGTCTCCTACCCTTACTCTTCCTCTCTCTACCCAATTCTCTCccaagtcaaaaaaaaaaaaaaaaaaaaaaaaacgacaattCACTCGacatcaacaaacaacaacacgaaAAATCGACATCAACAAACAACGATTCAATGTCAAATGCTAACAACGAATCTGAGGTACGTAATTACACAATCTATTTTCATTTCAATCGATTTAGTATGATAATTAGTCGTCTTAGAACTAGGATGAATGTAACAAACACGCCCAAACCCAATTTGTAGTCGTCAATTAGGACGTAGAAAATCAAAGTCCCTCATGGAGAGGGACGTGTACATTCAACGTCCCCCATGGACTGGGACGTGGGAACTCAATGTCCCTCATGGACAGGGACGTGGATATTCAAAGTCCGTCGTGGGACAGGGACTTTGAATATCAACGCCCTACCATGGATGACTTTGAAACTCAAAGTCCATGCATGGTTTGGACGTGTACTATTCACGTCCATGCATGGGTGGGACGTGTACTATTCACGCCCGCCATGGTGAGGACTTTGAGTTTCAAAGTCCGCTCCGGTTCGACTATGAAATTGttttttcttcgttttttttactttttttcgtAAGTTTAGTAATTTTATCATATTTTAGCATGTAATAATTATTAATTTTGTGTTTTAACAGGATTCATTTGAGGAATTTGGTGGAAACGATGTTAATTACAACCGCCTATTTGAGACGGTTACATGTTTTGCGAGTCGGGATGAGGCGTTTGAGTGGGCTCAAAAATAGCTTTTGATAACGGGTTTGCCTTAATAAAAGCATCAAATGGGGCCAAAAATCGTAAACAACCCGAGTTGCTAGGCTCTTACTTTCGTTGTTCAAGGTACGGCCGAACTAGAAAGAAGATCGATCCCGATATTCCCGAGAAGCCTAAGAAGAAAGGGACACCTAAGTGTGAGTGTTTGTTTCGGGGTTCGAGCCGTTCGTAACCGGGCTAATGATATAAATGGAAATGAGTTGATTGTTTGGAACATTTTGACCTCAGAGAAAGGTGGATATCACAACCACGAAGTAACAAAGTACAAAGACGGTCATAGGCATTTTTTGGTTTGAATGCCGAAGAGAAAGAGTTCGTGAGGCAACAAGTCTGGGCGTCGATTCCCCCGAAAGATATTAAAAATGGTCTTCATCAAAGAACTCCCGATAAACCCCAACCTACAAGCACCCAAATTTATAGTGCGGTTAACAAGTTTCGGCGTGAAGTTAGAGGAACACGCAATACCGCTCGACAAATGTTGGCTGTAGCCGTTGCTTCTAATTATGTGGAATGGCACAAAACAGATCCCGAGACAAAGGAGCTTACTCATGTTTTTATGGCTCATCCGGAAGCGGTTAAACTGTTCCGTGCTTATCCACATGTGGTTCTTATTGACTCGACATACAAGACAAATAAATACAAAATTGCTCTTGTTGAGGTTGTTGGTGTAACACCGTGTGGTTCTTCCTTCTTAATTGCTACGGTGCTCCTTCCGTCGTAGTCGGAAGACGATTATGGGTGGATGTTGTTGAGATTAGGGGAGCTACTAAGTTGTACGGGTTCATCTATTTCTGCCTTTGTCACTGATCGGGAGATGGGTTTGATCGGCGCTCTTGAGTCCCTTCATCCGAGTACTCCTCACCTTTTGTGTCGTTGGCACATTAACCGTGCTATGGAGAAACAAGCACTCTCAAAGCAGAATTTGATGTGCTACAAAGATATGATTTTGCAGTCAAAAAGCGGTTGGTACCGCGTGATCAATGCATCCACCATTGATGAGTTTAGGAGCGCTTGGGAATGTTTTAGTGAAACGTGGGAAGAGATGGCGCTTTATGTGATCAGTACATGGGGTAAATACAGGAAGAAGTTCGTGAACTGCTATACAAACCAATACTTTCATCTCGGAAACACGGCAACTTCCCGAGTAGAGTCCGCCCATTCACTTTTAAAAGCTTGGTTGAAGAGTAATAACCTAAACCTTGACACTATGTGGTTTCGTATTCATTCCATGCTTGAAGCGCAACACTCGAAGATTAGATATGAGCTGGAGGTTTCGAGGAGTAGGCCGCGAAATGGAGATCGTGTATTTTCATTGTTGCAAGGAAATGTGTCTATCAATGCCATTGAGATAATGGAAGCAGAGATTAAGAGAGGGATAGAGCTCGGGAATGTGTTGGAAGAGCATTGTGGATGTGTGCTAAGGGTTACTCATGGATTACCTTGTGCTTGTGAATTGATCCAGTTACAAAGAACGGGTAAGAGGGTCCATCTTGAAGATGTTCATGCTTTTTGGAGGACCTTGGAGTACGACAATGTTGGTGTACAACCCAAGACCAATGATGATGAGTTGGAGAAGCTGTTTGAAGAAGTTAGAGCTTGTGACCCGGCGAAGAAACGGGTAATCATTGAGAAATTGCGAGATGGTCTTCACCCGGACATGAGAGAGTTGGGTATTCGGGAGATTAAGGCATACGAGTTGTACAAGGATTTTTGCTGATAGTGTTGTGTTGACTACGGGTCTTACCAGATACGAGGAGGCATTGAGACGGATGGAGTTCACTAGCAGTGGAGGATGTGGGCCTAACCATTGGATGTACGGGGAGTATTTGTTTGTCTTTGCATCGTTGTTTAACTGGACTATTTGTGTCATCGCCCAGCATGAAACAACCTCATCTCGTACTTGGCATTGTTGCACATACTTACCCCTAAGGCCCACAGCCCATGTGACGAGGCCGTATGGTGTTTTGTGGATCGTTAATTACCATCTCCATTGGATGAGATTGCATTGTCGAGTACCAGAGACAGATGCACCGATGCCCCCGATCGATCCTTTCTGGCTAGGGTCAAGAGACCCTTTGGTTGCACCATATGCTGATTTGTACGAGACAAACATCGAGAAATGGCATACGTTGATGGGAACTACACCTAAAGTTTATGGCAGAAGACGGCGTTCCACACCAACTGACGAAGAAACTGCAAGGAAATTAAACTTTGATAATGCATTTAAAGTTTGATTATGTAATAATTTAAAATACTACTGTTATAACaatcatattactaattatgaaattaccggaattcaaaataaccgttagaAGAGCctataaccgttataattcaaaaatgtccgttacaattcaaaataaccgttataattcaaaattaccgttataattcaaaattaccgttataattcaaatattaccgttacaataaaaaaaatagccgttacaattaATAGCTTATAAATAGGCCATTCTATGTGCCACTACAATCACAACATCctcaatcacaacatccaatcctattcactcactacaataataaaatggttctcacaaatgctcaaaaaaccagagtttatcaaataagaatcgatctaattgttcaaaatttaccaattCTAATTGAGCGTCTTGAATCAGTGGTTCCTAGTGCCACTGTATGGCACATGCTTGAAGAGCCTCCCATTGGTAGCCTTTG contains:
- the LOC141586339 gene encoding histone H3.3-like; translation: MARTKQTARKSTGGKAPRKQLSYAAKAARKSAPTTGGVKKPHRYRPGTVALREIRKYQKSTELLIRKLPFQRLVREIAQDFKTDLRFQSHAVLALQEAAEAYLVGLFEDTNLCAIHAKRVTIMPKDIQLARRIRGERA